In Lacrimispora indolis DSM 755, a genomic segment contains:
- a CDS encoding ABC transporter substrate-binding protein, with protein MKKRRFVGVLLAACMVAGTAGCGSGTPATATSREGGAAAPAKTSGGTQAGASGTDNLARGGVGDGRYKESPLLYELVEKGELPQIEDRLPKEPAVVEVDEIGVYGGTYVGAAFGPSVGQVDTEGLRFQSILTIEKDLQTFKPNLIKSYDVSEDFTEFTIHLREGMKWSNGEDFTTDDWMFWYNDILMNTAVNPAVEAAYCSNGIPMVYNQIDPYTLTINFEEPNPAFEVTMARYSTNIIRTFFAPKSYLEKWHKTYNPDADKVAKEEGYESWVLCFKMHVDNSQAQTDTEAPDVYPWVLDRIDTNGNKYFARNPYYHVVDQEGNQLPYIDEQKAMIVQDKDVRALKLISGEIHAAGENPLPVSDYTMLKENEANGNYQVYLFDNTRGADCAFSFNLTDKNPDLREVFTNVKFRQAMSYALDRDTINQTLYYGKGDVRQATAASNTSFMKAEFEQAFLDYDAQKANALLDECGYQWNSSHTVRLMPNGQEFNIALETIEEFVPVAEIACEYWNAVGIKVSLKQVERSYYLERGIANERNMQAFTLDSVGEFNLRGAAFSRLRPGNAFDDLEFMRAYKDYWDSNGTKGEKPPVEIQEIYDDCLRFGTMSNTDPEYAVLGESILKRISDQCWLIGVSVSPRLVIISNRLGNTPKEGAFANDYNFWKPYRGDTWYFKN; from the coding sequence ATGAAGAAGAGGAGATTTGTAGGAGTGTTACTGGCAGCTTGTATGGTTGCTGGAACTGCAGGCTGTGGAAGCGGTACTCCGGCAACGGCCACATCCCGGGAAGGAGGTGCAGCGGCTCCGGCAAAAACATCTGGAGGGACGCAGGCAGGAGCTTCCGGGACAGACAATCTGGCTCGCGGAGGCGTTGGAGATGGAAGGTACAAGGAATCTCCATTGCTGTATGAACTGGTGGAAAAGGGAGAACTTCCCCAAATTGAGGATCGGCTTCCCAAGGAACCGGCTGTAGTTGAAGTGGATGAAATCGGTGTTTACGGCGGAACTTATGTTGGTGCTGCCTTTGGGCCGAGCGTGGGTCAGGTGGATACGGAAGGATTGCGATTCCAGTCTATACTGACCATTGAAAAGGATTTGCAGACCTTTAAGCCAAACCTGATTAAAAGCTATGATGTCAGTGAGGATTTCACTGAATTTACCATTCACTTAAGAGAGGGGATGAAGTGGTCCAATGGAGAGGACTTTACCACTGACGACTGGATGTTCTGGTACAATGATATTCTCATGAATACTGCTGTCAATCCTGCAGTAGAAGCTGCTTACTGTAGTAATGGAATACCCATGGTATATAATCAGATCGATCCTTATACTCTGACCATTAATTTTGAAGAACCAAATCCCGCGTTTGAGGTTACCATGGCCCGTTATTCCACCAACATTATCCGGACATTTTTTGCACCCAAGAGTTATTTGGAGAAGTGGCACAAAACTTATAATCCGGATGCAGATAAGGTTGCAAAGGAAGAAGGGTATGAATCATGGGTGCTTTGCTTTAAAATGCATGTGGACAACTCGCAGGCACAGACGGATACCGAGGCTCCAGATGTCTATCCATGGGTTTTAGACAGAATCGATACAAACGGAAATAAGTATTTTGCACGTAATCCATATTACCATGTGGTTGACCAGGAAGGAAACCAGCTTCCCTACATAGATGAGCAGAAAGCGATGATTGTACAGGATAAAGATGTGCGTGCCCTTAAGCTGATCAGCGGTGAAATTCATGCGGCAGGTGAGAATCCTCTCCCTGTTTCCGATTACACCATGCTGAAAGAAAATGAGGCTAATGGAAATTACCAGGTGTATTTGTTTGATAATACAAGAGGTGCGGATTGTGCGTTTTCCTTCAATCTCACTGATAAAAATCCGGATTTGAGAGAAGTATTTACCAATGTGAAATTCCGCCAGGCAATGAGTTATGCTCTGGACAGGGATACCATTAACCAGACCTTATACTATGGAAAAGGTGATGTGAGACAGGCAACCGCTGCGTCCAACACCTCCTTTATGAAGGCAGAATTTGAACAGGCATTTTTGGATTATGATGCACAAAAAGCAAATGCATTGCTGGATGAGTGCGGATATCAGTGGAACAGCTCCCATACTGTAAGGCTTATGCCAAATGGGCAGGAGTTTAATATTGCATTGGAAACCATTGAAGAATTTGTGCCTGTAGCTGAGATTGCCTGTGAATACTGGAATGCAGTTGGTATTAAGGTTTCTTTAAAGCAGGTGGAGCGCTCTTACTATCTGGAAAGAGGTATTGCAAATGAACGAAACATGCAGGCATTTACTTTGGATTCAGTAGGTGAGTTTAACTTAAGAGGAGCTGCGTTCAGCCGCCTGCGTCCCGGGAATGCATTTGACGATCTGGAATTTATGAGAGCATATAAGGATTACTGGGACAGCAATGGAACCAAAGGTGAGAAACCTCCTGTTGAAATTCAGGAAATCTATGATGACTGTTTAAGGTTTGGAACCATGTCTAATACAGATCCTGAGTATGCAGTTCTGGGAGAAAGTATTTTAAAGAGAATCAGTGACCAGTGCTGGCTGATCGGTGTTTCTGTCTCCCCACGGCTGGTAATTATCAGCAATCGCCTGGGAAACACACCAAAGGAAGGGGCTTTTGCTAATGATTATAATTTCTGGAAGCCTTATCGCGGTGATACCTGGTATTTCAAAAATTAA
- a CDS encoding substrate-binding domain-containing protein: protein MNEENKVIADVLRREIKELQSDRLIKLESERKLEQRMRVGRQRIREIIAQLVSEGLLIKYEGKGTYVAPIIKSKYINIICSPSIKLNDPFYNRLLMELTNYSAKNSVNMIPLTIDTLEKGNMVSPVLMIGKFEAVDLSRIKEKFPRIISFENYPDHDDFAQIYFDHFKIGMNAAKVLAGYGHRRLIHITGPDTYASALYRKNGFTRGARKHAVEHVVLESKMNFRGGYSLADRVINLVEHRSFTAVFAANDWMAIGLIQALRAKGIEVPDQVSVLSVDNIPLAGQFAPALTTYSLDANIMIAECFSLMEEAHVNLEEQKFHKRIILQPVLMTRDTLKKPGS, encoded by the coding sequence ATGAATGAGGAAAATAAAGTAATTGCTGATGTACTGCGCAGAGAGATAAAAGAACTTCAATCTGACCGCTTGATCAAGCTGGAGTCCGAGCGGAAGCTGGAGCAAAGGATGAGGGTAGGCAGGCAGCGTATAAGAGAAATTATCGCCCAATTGGTGTCAGAAGGGCTGCTGATCAAGTATGAGGGAAAGGGAACTTATGTAGCTCCCATCATCAAAAGCAAATACATCAATATTATTTGTTCCCCCAGCATTAAGCTGAATGATCCATTTTACAATAGGCTGTTGATGGAGCTGACCAACTATTCGGCAAAAAACAGCGTAAATATGATCCCATTGACCATAGATACCCTGGAGAAAGGAAATATGGTTTCACCGGTTCTGATGATTGGAAAGTTTGAAGCAGTGGATCTTTCGAGAATCAAGGAAAAGTTTCCCCGCATTATTTCCTTTGAAAATTATCCGGATCATGATGATTTTGCGCAGATTTATTTTGATCATTTTAAAATTGGTATGAATGCAGCAAAGGTCCTGGCCGGTTATGGTCATAGACGATTGATTCATATTACCGGACCAGACACATATGCTTCCGCACTATACCGTAAAAACGGATTTACCCGGGGAGCCAGAAAGCATGCGGTTGAACATGTTGTTCTGGAAAGTAAGATGAACTTCAGAGGCGGTTATTCCCTGGCCGACCGGGTAATCAACCTTGTGGAGCACCGCAGCTTTACCGCAGTTTTTGCCGCCAATGACTGGATGGCCATTGGCTTGATCCAAGCTCTTAGGGCAAAAGGAATTGAGGTTCCGGATCAGGTATCGGTGCTCAGCGTGGATAATATTCCTCTTGCCGGTCAGTTTGCTCCGGCGCTTACCACCTATTCTCTGGATGCCAATATAATGATTGCAGAATGCTTTTCCCTGATGGAAGAGGCTCATGTAAATCTGGAAGAACAAAAGTTTCATAAACGAATCATTCTCCAACCGGTTCTGATGACAAGAGATACACTAAAAAAGCCGGGTAGTTGA
- a CDS encoding substrate-binding domain-containing protein, whose translation MNCENKEIADALRHEIIMLQSDRLVKLESERKLEQRLKVGRQRIREVISQLVSEGLLIKYEGKGTYIAPLVKNEFVNIICSPDIKLNDPFYNRMLMELTGYSAKNSVNMIPLTMDTLENGDIISPVLMIGKFAEEHLEKIKKAYSQIISFENYPDDDDFVQIYFDHFKIGMNAAKVLAAYGHMKVIHITGPASFASALYRKDGFIRGAIKNGMEYTVLESKMNFAGGYSLGDEVAELVSQEQYTAIFAANDWMAIGLIQALRTKGLEVPDYVSLLSVDNIPLAGQFAPALTTYSLDANMVIAECFSLMNTARTSQKEKHFQKRVILQPVLITRDTLKKTGNR comes from the coding sequence ATGAATTGTGAGAATAAAGAGATTGCAGATGCCCTGCGCCACGAAATAATAATGCTTCAGTCTGACCGATTGGTTAAGCTGGAATCGGAGAGGAAATTAGAACAAAGGCTTAAAGTGGGAAGGCAACGGATCAGGGAGGTCATCAGCCAGCTTGTGTCGGAGGGGCTTTTGATCAAGTATGAAGGAAAAGGAACTTATATTGCGCCTTTAGTAAAAAATGAATTTGTAAATATTATCTGTTCCCCCGACATTAAGTTAAATGATCCCTTTTATAACCGTATGCTGATGGAACTTACGGGATACTCCGCGAAAAACAGTGTGAACATGATTCCGCTTACTATGGATACGCTGGAAAACGGAGATATTATTTCGCCGGTATTGATGATTGGTAAGTTTGCAGAAGAACATCTTGAAAAGATAAAAAAGGCCTATTCCCAAATCATTTCCTTTGAGAATTATCCTGATGATGACGATTTTGTACAGATTTATTTTGACCATTTTAAAATTGGGATGAATGCAGCTAAAGTTCTTGCTGCATATGGACATATGAAGGTGATACACATAACCGGCCCGGCATCCTTTGCTTCTGCTCTCTATCGGAAAGACGGTTTTATCAGAGGAGCCATAAAAAACGGAATGGAATATACTGTATTGGAAAGCAAGATGAATTTTGCAGGAGGGTATTCTCTTGGGGATGAGGTTGCAGAACTGGTCAGTCAAGAGCAATATACGGCGATATTCGCCGCTAATGATTGGATGGCTATCGGCTTAATTCAGGCTCTTAGAACAAAAGGCCTGGAGGTACCCGATTATGTTTCTCTGCTCAGCGTGGATAATATTCCCTTGGCAGGTCAGTTCGCTCCTGCGCTCACCACCTACTCTCTTGATGCCAATATGGTGATTGCAGAGTGTTTTTCCCTTATGAATACAGCCAGGACAAGTCAGAAGGAGAAGCATTTTCAAAAAAGGGTGATTCTTCAGCCTGTGTTAATAACCAGAGATACACTGAAAAAAACAGGAAATAGATAA
- a CDS encoding metallophosphoesterase family protein, translating into MKQIAILSDTHGLLREHVMAELAEADCTIHAGDINTPYIIESMRKLGETYVVRGNNDKEWAEALPKSIAVTIEGVRFFIVHNKKDVPKYLTNVDVVIYGHSHKYSAEIINGVLFLNPGSCGKRRFDLEVTMCRMIVDAGRYQYEKVMIPYDISNGRI; encoded by the coding sequence ATGAAACAGATTGCAATCTTATCCGATACTCATGGTCTGCTGCGAGAACATGTTATGGCTGAACTTGCTGAAGCTGATTGTACCATTCATGCTGGCGATATCAACACACCATACATTATCGAGTCAATGCGAAAGCTGGGAGAGACTTATGTGGTGCGTGGTAACAACGATAAAGAATGGGCAGAAGCCCTGCCTAAAAGCATTGCCGTCACAATTGAAGGTGTAAGATTCTTCATCGTTCATAACAAGAAAGATGTCCCAAAATACTTAACAAATGTGGACGTGGTGATCTATGGACACTCCCACAAATATTCTGCTGAAATTATTAACGGAGTACTGTTTCTCAATCCCGGCAGCTGCGGTAAACGGCGTTTTGATTTGGAAGTCACAATGTGCCGTATGATCGTGGATGCGGGGCGCTACCAGTACGAAAAAGTGATGATTCCCTATGACATCTCAAATGGGCGAATATAA
- a CDS encoding winged helix-turn-helix transcriptional regulator: protein MSKTVTISEICPTELGINILSGKWKLMILWRIYRSKVIRFNELQRQVGNNY, encoded by the coding sequence ATGTCAAAAACAGTTACAATCAGCGAAATATGCCCTACGGAGCTGGGAATCAATATTTTGTCCGGTAAGTGGAAGCTAATGATATTGTGGAGAATTTATAGAAGCAAGGTAATTCGTTTCAATGAGCTGCAAAGACAGGTTGGGAACAATTATTAA
- a CDS encoding YolD-like family protein, producing MGEKEQIIVPERDLSEEKKEELDWKLRQIQKRDIVTVEYFMGREYVQVTGMVTRIDDVSRTLEIGNARE from the coding sequence GTGGGAGAAAAAGAACAGATTATCGTCCCTGAACGTGATCTGTCAGAAGAGAAGAAGGAGGAGTTAGATTGGAAGTTAAGACAGATTCAGAAAAGAGACATAGTGACTGTGGAGTATTTTATGGGTAGAGAATATGTGCAGGTAACCGGAATGGTAACACGAATAGATGATGTAAGCAGAACATTGGAGATTGGCAATGCAAGGGAATAA
- a CDS encoding VOC family protein, translating into MNNKFELEHIGINTPNAEEAEKLAQLLSMMFNLEPRHGQKSEFGGPYFECMKAPFLGANGHIAMRTPDLTAAAEELKEKGFSFNMDTAAYSEDGKLKNVYLDGEFGGFAIHIMQK; encoded by the coding sequence ATGAATAATAAATTTGAACTGGAGCATATCGGCATCAACACCCCAAATGCTGAGGAGGCAGAGAAACTGGCTCAGCTTCTGAGTATGATGTTTAACCTGGAGCCTCGTCATGGACAAAAGTCCGAATTCGGCGGTCCTTACTTTGAGTGTATGAAGGCTCCATTCCTGGGGGCAAACGGTCATATCGCCATGCGTACACCTGATTTGACCGCTGCAGCAGAAGAGTTAAAAGAGAAAGGTTTCTCCTTTAACATGGATACTGCCGCATATTCCGAGGATGGCAAACTGAAGAACGTATATTTAGACGGTGAGTTTGGCGGCTTTGCCATCCATATTATGCAAAAGTAA
- a CDS encoding SLC13 family permease: MTVPMIIAIAITAFMIILIMTEKLPFGAPPILACLLMVLFGITDIKTAFGGFSNATIIMLASFMAIVAALQKTSLIGTFRKTILNMANKGGFKAYILLFIIVMLASSIFGTGSTAFYVLTLGILSTIQYTDKLPRGKVIAAAGFAANHPLIPVNVTLQYGIVIAVLGAAGSGITSVSLAKFSIVNLILSLAYVVWALIGYKVLPDKNVEDTEIDADKSKETVYDLPKWKENTTYAAFIAAVVGMILQSKVGDAGYMIPGLSACLVLAVGVLNFDEIRNNIGAPIILMSAGVIGVADALGSTGLTALVGETVANMLGTNINPFILIFVFCMLTSVLATLTGSTIGTVYVFAPMAIATCMSLGLNPTAAAAAIVVSGWNGHFLPIDGMPAMVMGIGKYKLIEFWKYTIPMYFIRLLALTAGALLLFPM, from the coding sequence ATGACTGTCCCAATGATTATTGCCATTGCTATCACTGCATTCATGATTATTTTGATCATGACAGAAAAACTTCCGTTCGGCGCACCTCCAATTCTCGCATGTCTGCTGATGGTTCTTTTTGGAATAACCGATATCAAGACTGCTTTCGGCGGTTTTTCTAACGCTACCATTATTATGCTTGCCTCTTTTATGGCAATCGTGGCAGCTCTTCAAAAAACCAGCCTTATTGGTACTTTCAGAAAAACAATTTTGAACATGGCTAACAAAGGTGGATTTAAGGCATATATACTGTTATTTATTATCGTTATGCTGGCCAGCAGTATCTTTGGCACGGGCTCAACTGCATTCTATGTTCTTACCTTAGGTATATTATCTACCATACAGTATACTGACAAGTTACCGCGTGGTAAAGTTATTGCTGCTGCTGGTTTCGCAGCTAACCATCCACTAATTCCTGTAAATGTTACATTACAATATGGTATTGTTATTGCTGTTTTAGGAGCTGCTGGTTCAGGTATTACCAGCGTGTCCTTAGCAAAATTCTCTATTGTAAATCTAATACTTTCATTAGCTTATGTAGTATGGGCTTTAATTGGTTATAAAGTTCTGCCTGACAAAAATGTTGAAGATACAGAAATCGACGCTGATAAGTCTAAAGAAACAGTTTACGATTTACCAAAATGGAAAGAAAATACAACATATGCAGCCTTTATAGCAGCAGTTGTTGGTATGATTCTTCAAAGCAAGGTTGGCGATGCAGGATATATGATTCCGGGTTTATCTGCATGTCTGGTTTTAGCTGTCGGTGTTCTGAATTTCGATGAAATTCGTAACAACATCGGTGCTCCAATTATTTTGATGTCTGCTGGCGTGATCGGTGTTGCTGATGCTCTTGGCAGTACAGGATTAACTGCTTTAGTTGGCGAAACTGTAGCTAATATGCTGGGCACTAATATCAATCCTTTCATCCTGATCTTTGTTTTCTGTATGTTAACAAGTGTACTTGCAACCCTTACAGGATCCACTATAGGTACTGTGTATGTATTTGCACCTATGGCTATTGCTACCTGTATGAGCTTGGGTCTGAATCCAACAGCTGCTGCTGCTGCAATTGTAGTTTCGGGCTGGAATGGCCATTTCTTACCAATTGACGGTATGCCGGCTATGGTAATGGGAATTGGTAAGTACAAGCTGATCGAGTTTTGGAAATATACAATTCCCATGTACTTTATCCGTCTGCTTGCTTTAACTGCCGGAGCTTTGCTGTTGTTCCCAATGTAG
- a CDS encoding PdxA family dehydrogenase has protein sequence MNIKLKPVIGISMGDPFGNGPEITVRALADAKLYERCKPLVVGDETSMSYALKVAGKVHGIHLELNVVSTPAEGKYTYGTIDLMDLGLIPADEIPDTSKLDVPEPFGVGACALGGEAAFQYVVKVIQLATDGQIDATVTNALSKEAINMAGHHYSGHTEIYADYTDTPKYTMMLAHGDLRVVHVSTHVSLREACDRVKKDRVLDCIRIANEGCKALGIKEPKIGVAGLNPHCGENGMFGWEEVKEIQPAIEAAMAEGIIIPEKKPTPPDTVFSKALGGWYDIVVAMYHDQGHIPLKVKGFVYNREEKRWEAVEGVNVTLGLPIIRASVDHGTGIDLAGSGRSSELSLVNAIDYAILMVHARKEA, from the coding sequence ATGAATATAAAATTGAAACCTGTTATTGGTATTTCTATGGGTGACCCCTTTGGAAATGGCCCGGAAATTACCGTTCGTGCACTGGCAGATGCAAAACTCTACGAACGTTGTAAGCCCTTGGTAGTGGGCGACGAAACTTCCATGAGTTACGCTCTGAAGGTGGCCGGGAAGGTTCACGGCATTCATCTGGAGCTGAATGTGGTTTCTACCCCTGCCGAAGGCAAGTACACCTATGGCACCATCGACCTGATGGATTTGGGGCTGATTCCTGCAGATGAAATTCCGGATACCTCTAAACTGGATGTGCCTGAGCCTTTTGGTGTGGGAGCCTGTGCCCTGGGCGGCGAGGCAGCTTTCCAGTATGTTGTAAAAGTTATTCAGCTGGCTACGGATGGCCAGATCGATGCTACGGTTACCAATGCCCTGAGTAAGGAAGCCATAAACATGGCTGGCCATCACTACTCAGGCCATACCGAGATTTATGCTGATTACACGGACACACCGAAGTACACCATGATGCTGGCTCACGGCGATCTGCGGGTAGTCCATGTTTCCACTCATGTGTCTTTACGTGAAGCTTGTGATCGTGTGAAGAAAGATCGTGTCCTGGATTGCATCCGCATTGCTAACGAAGGCTGTAAAGCATTGGGAATTAAAGAGCCTAAAATCGGTGTTGCAGGGCTGAATCCCCACTGTGGTGAGAACGGCATGTTCGGCTGGGAGGAAGTGAAAGAAATCCAGCCTGCAATTGAGGCTGCTATGGCTGAGGGCATCATTATCCCTGAAAAGAAGCCAACCCCTCCCGATACCGTGTTCTCTAAGGCATTGGGCGGATGGTATGACATCGTTGTGGCCATGTACCACGATCAAGGTCATATCCCGCTGAAGGTGAAAGGCTTTGTTTATAACCGTGAGGAAAAGCGCTGGGAGGCTGTTGAAGGTGTTAACGTGACTCTGGGCCTGCCTATCATTCGGGCCAGTGTGGACCATGGCACAGGCATAGACCTTGCAGGCAGCGGCCGTTCCAGCGAGCTGAGCCTGGTCAATGCCATAGATTATGCCATCCTTATGGTTCATGCCAGGAAAGAAGCATGA